The following coding sequences lie in one Mycobacterium sp. DL440 genomic window:
- the gabT gene encoding 4-aminobutyrate--2-oxoglutarate transaminase, translating into MTIAEIAGAAVAQERRLVTAIPGPVSQELQARKTAAVAGGVGTTLPVYVVAAGGGILVDADGNQLIDFGSGIAVTTVGNSAPAVVEAVTQQVAAFTHTCFMVTPYEGYVRVAEELNRLTPGDHDKRSVLFNSGAEAVENAVKIARAYTRRQAVVVFDHAYHGRTNLTMAMTAKNQPYKNGFGPFAGEVYRVPTSFPFRDGETDGAAAAARALDLIDKQVGADNVAAVVIEPIQGEGGFIVPAPGFLRALQNWCTDNGAVFVADEVQSGFARTGAMFAVEHDDVVPDLIVTAKGIAGGLPLSAVTGRAEIMDAPHASGLGGTYGGNPISCAAALAVIDTIEREGLLARAVEIEKTMVGRLDAIAAEDSRIGEVRGRGAMIAVELVKAGTTEPDADLAKQVSAAAHAQGLVVLTCGTYGNVLRFLPPLSMPDHLLEEGLDILAAIFAETR; encoded by the coding sequence GTGACCATCGCCGAGATCGCGGGTGCGGCCGTCGCCCAGGAACGCCGGCTCGTCACTGCCATTCCGGGCCCGGTTTCCCAGGAGCTGCAGGCGCGCAAGACCGCTGCGGTGGCCGGCGGCGTCGGAACTACGCTGCCCGTCTACGTGGTGGCCGCAGGCGGCGGAATCCTCGTCGACGCCGACGGCAACCAGCTCATCGACTTCGGCTCCGGCATCGCCGTGACCACCGTGGGCAACAGTGCGCCCGCCGTGGTGGAGGCCGTCACCCAGCAGGTAGCCGCGTTCACCCACACGTGCTTCATGGTCACGCCCTACGAGGGCTACGTGCGGGTGGCCGAGGAACTCAACCGGCTCACCCCCGGCGACCACGACAAGCGCAGTGTGCTGTTCAACTCCGGCGCCGAAGCCGTCGAGAACGCCGTCAAGATCGCGCGGGCCTACACCCGCAGGCAGGCTGTCGTGGTGTTCGACCACGCCTACCACGGCCGGACCAACCTCACCATGGCGATGACCGCCAAGAACCAGCCCTACAAGAACGGTTTCGGGCCGTTCGCCGGTGAGGTGTACCGGGTGCCGACATCGTTCCCGTTCCGTGACGGCGAGACCGACGGCGCCGCTGCGGCCGCCCGCGCCCTGGACCTCATCGACAAGCAGGTCGGCGCCGACAACGTCGCCGCCGTCGTGATCGAGCCCATTCAGGGTGAAGGCGGATTCATCGTTCCCGCACCGGGATTCCTGCGCGCACTGCAGAACTGGTGTACCGACAACGGCGCGGTTTTCGTCGCCGACGAGGTGCAGTCGGGCTTCGCCCGCACCGGCGCGATGTTCGCCGTCGAGCACGACGATGTCGTGCCCGATCTGATCGTCACCGCCAAGGGCATCGCGGGTGGCCTGCCGCTGTCGGCGGTCACCGGCCGCGCCGAGATCATGGACGCGCCGCATGCCAGCGGGCTCGGCGGTACCTACGGCGGCAATCCGATCTCGTGTGCCGCTGCCCTCGCGGTCATCGACACCATCGAGCGGGAGGGACTGCTGGCCCGCGCGGTGGAGATCGAGAAGACCATGGTCGGCCGCCTCGACGCGATCGCCGCCGAAGACTCCCGGATCGGCGAGGTCCGCGGCCGCGGCGCCATGATCGCCGTCGAACTGGTCAAGGCTGGCACCACCGAGCCCGACGCCGACCTGGCTAAGCAGGTTTCTGCCGCCGCCCACGCCCAGGGCCTGGTGGTGCTGACCTGCGGGACCTACGGCAACGTGCTGCGGTTCCTGCCGCCGCTGTCCATGCCCGATCACCTGCTCGAAGAGGGGCTGGACATCCTGGCCGCCATCTTCGCCGAGACCCGCTGA
- a CDS encoding NAD-dependent succinate-semialdehyde dehydrogenase has product MNTQNAIAELDAKHGILIDGQARGAATTFEVHDPATGRTIAEVANGTVADGRSAVDAAHRAFGDWARTSPRQRSDILRRVFELMVADTERLAALICAENGKSQADARAEVGYAAEFFRWFSEEAVRTDGAYGVSPAGGTRTLVTHKPVGVAALVTPWNFPAAMATRKIAPALAAGCTVVLKPAAETPLTALAIAGILSAAGVPDGVVNMVPTTDAAAVVENWLSDDRVRKVSFTGSTGVGRVLLKQAADRIVNASMELGGNAPFVVTGDADVEAAVAGAMVAKFRGGGQACTAANRFYVHASVADQFVAGLGAEVAALRVGPASDPASQVGPLVSERAAQRVAAAIDAAVADGAVVAATADVPAEGWFVAPTLLTGVAPDAAILADEIFGPVAPVVVWEDEADLLRWANDTEYGLAAYVYAGRLQDAVRLAESFDAGMVGINRGVVSDPSTPFGGMKQSGLGREGARVGLEEFQETQYFSVAFD; this is encoded by the coding sequence GTGAACACGCAGAATGCGATCGCCGAACTCGACGCCAAGCACGGCATCCTCATCGACGGGCAAGCCCGTGGTGCCGCCACGACGTTCGAGGTGCATGACCCGGCCACCGGCCGAACCATCGCCGAGGTCGCCAACGGCACGGTGGCCGATGGCCGCTCGGCCGTCGACGCTGCGCACCGGGCCTTCGGTGACTGGGCCAGGACCAGCCCGCGGCAGCGCAGCGACATCCTGCGCCGCGTGTTCGAGCTGATGGTCGCCGACACCGAGCGGCTGGCCGCCCTGATCTGTGCGGAGAACGGCAAGTCGCAGGCCGACGCCCGTGCCGAGGTGGGTTATGCCGCCGAGTTCTTCCGCTGGTTCTCCGAGGAGGCGGTGCGGACCGACGGCGCCTACGGTGTCAGCCCCGCGGGTGGCACCCGAACGTTGGTGACGCACAAGCCGGTCGGGGTTGCCGCGCTGGTGACGCCCTGGAACTTCCCGGCAGCGATGGCGACCCGCAAGATCGCCCCGGCGCTGGCCGCGGGATGCACCGTCGTCCTCAAGCCGGCCGCCGAGACGCCCCTGACGGCGTTGGCGATCGCCGGGATCCTGTCGGCCGCGGGCGTCCCCGACGGTGTGGTCAACATGGTGCCCACCACCGATGCCGCCGCCGTGGTCGAGAACTGGTTGAGCGATGACCGGGTCCGCAAGGTGTCCTTCACCGGTTCCACCGGCGTCGGCCGGGTGCTGCTCAAGCAGGCCGCCGACCGGATCGTCAACGCGAGCATGGAACTCGGCGGCAACGCCCCGTTCGTCGTCACCGGCGACGCCGACGTCGAAGCGGCCGTCGCGGGTGCGATGGTCGCCAAGTTCCGCGGCGGCGGTCAGGCTTGCACCGCGGCCAACCGGTTCTACGTACATGCTTCGGTCGCCGACCAGTTCGTCGCCGGTTTGGGCGCCGAGGTCGCGGCGCTGAGGGTAGGCCCCGCCTCAGATCCGGCATCGCAGGTCGGCCCCCTGGTGAGCGAGCGCGCCGCGCAGCGGGTGGCGGCCGCGATCGATGCCGCGGTAGCCGACGGCGCCGTGGTCGCCGCGACGGCCGATGTGCCGGCCGAGGGCTGGTTCGTCGCCCCCACGCTGTTGACCGGAGTTGCCCCGGATGCCGCGATCCTGGCCGACGAGATCTTCGGACCTGTCGCTCCGGTGGTGGTGTGGGAAGACGAGGCGGACCTCCTGCGTTGGGCTAACGACACCGAATACGGCTTGGCCGCATACGTTTACGCCGGTCGGCTGCAGGATGCGGTGCGGCTCGCGGAATCCTTCGACGCCGGCATGGTCGGCATCAACCGGGGCGTCGTGTCCGACCCGTCGACCCCGTTCGGCGGGATGAAGCAGAGCGGTCTCGGTCGCGAAGGCGCACGTGTTGGCCTTGAGGAGTTTCAGGAGACGCAGTACTTCAGCGTGGCCTTCGACTGA